The following nucleotide sequence is from Trifolium pratense cultivar HEN17-A07 linkage group LG2, ARS_RC_1.1, whole genome shotgun sequence.
AAATGAATCCTGATCATCTTTGGCTGCAACTATGAGACAGGGCACCTGAAAGCCAGTGTTTTCTCCATGAGCAGCGATTTTTAACAAGAGTTCAGATGATGCCCTCCTTGAAGACTCATCAGACCTAAAATGAATATTTAGTCAGCTGAGCTCTATACAACCAACATTTTTCCAGGTACTTGGTAGAAGTAGCCCACAAACCAGACCACATGAACATGAAATTATAGTTAACTTAGAAGCCCATAAATGAGTCGTAAATTTGAACATATTGAATACCATGAAAACAAATAATAgcttataaatattattttaaagttgTTTGAAGCTTATGTTTGTACTCCTCCCGAGTTCTGGTttcaattataaacaaataaaagcgTTTAGTGCTCTAAAATATAGGTAAATTTAATTACGTTCACcccaaacaaaaaatgtcatccctaattaatatagtttttattttgaaaaaacctTTTTGTTCTCATGGAACATGTTCCCATGAAGGGCAATGTAAGAAATAATACAATTACTTCTTTTTATAACATtaagtaaaataataattagtcaACACCTAATTTGTGGTTTCTATCCTATGAGTTGTTTTAGGAAGTTCACTCAAATGCACAATGGAGTTTCTAAAACTTTTGATTTCAGATGTTGAAAAGTTGCTTATCAGCTAAAAAAACACGTAAActagttataattttttagtttatatacaCCAAATGCACCAAGTAAGAATTTAATAGTGAAATTGAAACCTGTCCTTATAATAACAGATAAAAAGGTAATCCATAATTTCTATCATATGTGCTGGAATAATCAACTTTAATATAAGGGGTCACCTCACCTGTCATGAACAAAAACTGCAATGTCACATGAAGCTAAAGACTCCCTGTTGGCCAGCAGCTTTGTGACTCCATCTTCAGAAATCTCTCTCAGCAcaagatattttttgttttcctgCAAACAAAGAGATATTCCATGAATTGGAAGATATAAATGCCAATATGTAGAAAATGAATACGTCAAATGAAGACATTGGTGCAAGAAAAGGTGAAAGTAATGAAATGTCTTTCTCTGTCACAGTAAGAAGCTATTGTCTAACGTCAATCAAGTATCAATTACCCTAGAGATATCAACAACATTTACTGCATAACGATCCTCGCTGGTTGGATTGTACACTTCAGAATATGGCCTGCATTATgaatttcaacaacaataaGATGATGCTCAATAATAAAAGTTGTGTTACCTACCAGGAACCTCAAGGTAACAACTAAAATACCTTCCAATAAAAGAATTCAATAAAGCAGATTTTCCAGCCTTCATAGGCCCAAAAATAAAGCACTGCAATACATTTCGTTCTGAATGTTGTTTTTTGCGATCCACGTGTCGCCTCCTAGTCACACGGATAGCAGATGATGGATCACCAGGATAACCCATGTATTTTAAGTTCTCCACACTGAAGGTTGGGTTTAGAAGTGTCATGAGTGCCCACTGTCCGGAAACCATATAATATGAAAATCAATGGTGATGCAAATTAAATGCTATATGCACAGAAAAGATACACGGACCAGACATACATCATGTAAAACTGAAGCATCCTTGATTCTCAAAATGCTTTTCAAATTGAGTGATAAAACTATCCATAGAAGCCTACCACTTTTCTACAAACATTGTTGAACAAAGTATAAGGAAAACGGACTAGAGATACAAATAAAAGACTTGTGCACCTCTGACAAAAATGCATCAAGTGATAGTCCTCCATGTGCATTCTTTTCTACAGCATCCTTGTACGGGTTTTCAATCCAGTGACTacaattaaaaatcataaaatattataaataatattgcCAAGAGTCCTAATTGACATTCAGATTCGGGAAAGGCatacatataaaaaatgttAGAGCTGGACTTTCGTAAAAACAATGTCACAACCGCATCCTTAAAGCATGTATGtacattttaaataattacACAACATAAGAAAGATTACAAGTAATATACCTTTCCATTGCAGTAGAAAACAAGTCTTCAAGTTCACGTGGTTGTAGCACCTTATCCTGGAGGAAGGAAAATATAtggttaatttaaaaattgtataatGATAACGACAGTTGAGAAAATGCCCAAATATGATTATGAAAAAGTGAAATTATTCAGGGTCATTTGCACAAATAACATACCGAATCGCcatcaaattcatcaaagaTTTTCACCAAGAAATCAAGAGCTTGATTTGTCAATTCAACACTCTGTAGACATTAAATTCAATGagaatagaataaaataagttCCCTATTGTCAACAAATTGAATACAAACAGGTATATATAGAACATAATATATGAGGCCACAATTCATCTCAAAAGAAACACCTGATCAGGTGCACGTTTCAGACGTGGAATGAAATCATCATCAAGCTTCATATCATCATTATATCCAAACCTCCTGAGCGTTGTCCATGTTGTCTGAATAGGCCCTTCTTCTATGAAAAGGGCGTGAAGTAATAGAAATCCTGTCAAAGTAAGTCCTCGTTCATTAACACCTTCAGATGATTTGTTTTGCACGAGCATCTTTACATCCAAAATATCTTGTGGTTCCAAAGGAGCATTGAAGCATTTAACCTGTAAAAAGTTTTGTTAGAATTTTCACAAATCTTATACACAAGTTAACCTACAATAACATGATGTGAACAAGCTTATATCCAAGCTACAAGGTGTCAGACTATTATAATTGGGTAATAAACAAGCCAACATTTTGACATTTAATAtgagaagaaaaattaaaaacctgTAAATCATTCAGTTCAGCATCGCTAAGAGCACCATCTCTGTCTCGGTCACAAAGGATAAAAATCCGCTTCAAAGCCCGCGCACATTGAAgttttagagtttgtgtctctTTGTCAAATAAAGGAGCGGTGGGATAAAGAGTAGCCTTTTGTGCTAAGAAGAAAACATCAGAGACCTTCAACAAGGAAATTTAATTACAATTGTATGAAACAAGATCCAAATATAATTGTAGCAATGAGCTTTAAAATAAGATTTCAAAAAACAGAGGAATTTGATTGCAATAGTATGTATGTATAAATAAAAGATACCTGGATACTACTATATGCTGAACACTGAATGCATGCTTCAATCTCACAGAACTGCTGCATTAGTTGTGATATCATCTGTCCTAGGCTCACTTGCTGATTTTCATCTTGCAGATCAAGCTTACACCCAACCACTATAACTGGAACTTTGACCTGTTAATGAAGTTAAAATATCTATCTGTGACAGGAATTCAGTATAgcttaatagtttattttatgtcattttacatttttatcctttatAACCGTGTTTAAAGGCATTGTGTgtcattttgaaaataaatcaatattCAACAAATTATCTTCTTCCCTCAAAATCTTTCATTTAATATTATGCTTGCATAATCTTTCTAATTTGTACCGAATTCTATTCAAACCATTGGAATTCCTACTTTGAGACTTGATTCTACCGGTTCGTCCCTAGAATCTATTTACCCGTTACAATATCTATGTCAAGCATACATACAACAGTGGTTCCTTCCATTAGACAAAAAGGAGAGATTTGAACCTGTAATCGGCGAAGACGAGGGAGCCAAACCGTGGTTAGATTTTGAAATGTGCAAGGGCGATCACATGCATAAGTGAGGACAACTGAGTCAGCCTGCTTTAGTTGTTTATCAACTTTACCAGTGTCCTCAATACTGCAACAAACAAGCACAATGTGAATAGAATATTCAGATAGATTAGGGTAAACAATAATAGATAAAAACACAGAGAAATAAGAATCATAAATTACAAAGGAAGGAAGTAACACTTAAAAACGAATTCGAATAAATTACAACTCAATGTTAGCATAGATAAGAACGGAGGAATGTTACCGGGAAGAAGTGTCGATGAGTGTGATTGGGGTAGCATCAAAATACGGTGGCAATACAGGATTCTCGAAGACCTTTGTTCCAACTGTATAGCCTGCCGCGGCATGAATGAGGCTGGATTTACCGGTTCGACTGTCTCCGGCGACAACAGTACGAACTATGTGAGGACGACGTCGTTGGATGGACTTAGATGATGAAGCGTTCACTCCCGCCATTGATACACAGACACGCTGACACGGCAACTTGAACTAACCTAAATTATATTATAGTAGTACTAGTATTTCAAATtactaattttattattatagtatTACTTTTTTGGTTAGAAAAATAAgtttaataaagtttttttatacATGCATAAATAATGTGCACCGAATCAACCTTAATCATTCAAtatgaaacaaatgaacaccatATCAAGACGAGACAACACTACTTCGCACTAAGATGGGATAACAATattccgcactaagacgggaaaatccaaacaaagatgatgaaatcacaaaaacaaacaaaggaaatactaaatatatatgaaaatcacatttattttgattaaaatagaaagaaaaacgatttggaggggtgattttaggcctaAATTGACCCTAAATCACCTCTCTCTAGTAAAtcaaaaagaagagaaaaagttGTGACGacaaaaagaagagaaaaagtgGTAACCCTAAATACTCCGCACTAGTATTTaatatctttaaaatatataattttacgTAAAAAGTTTCTAAGAGTATACGCATGTAGGAGCTGACCCAAACATAAATTATTggtactttaaaataaaaaataaaacacataaaTTATTGGTggtactaatattttttttttccaaaaactaaattatattaaatttactaAACATAATCATGATAGCTAAATTTACCAATAAAAAAGTAGTCTATCGTCTATTTTATCAGTGTCAAATATTTgtccattttctttttttttccaccatcagtttaatctgatcGAGAGTCATAATACAACCGAGTGATGCATGCTTGTATAAATTGGCATTGAAATGTCCAAATTGGTTAATGagtattttgaataaaataggAAATTGGGGtttgcacaaataaaaaaaaaaggaaattggagctttttatttatttaatgagTAGTTCAAATGTAGCACAACTAGTtaggaacccgtgcaacgcacgtgCGATGGCGATTGTATTATCTCATTAAATATAATACTTAGACAATTGGTTGCTAACATAACACAACCATATAATAAAGAcgtataataatataattgttgttataGTTAAAACCtaaaccaacaaacaaacaataactTAAGAGTATCATTCAGATAATAAATGTAGATAGATTTCGAACTGAAAAACATAATAAACTACAACACATCAAACATAATTatacttatattatttatttatatataatatcaatAGTATATACTATAGCCTCCCGTGTTATAAGAACTGAACAATAAagaatgataaaaaatttaactattAACTATATAAAATGGCACAGAATCGAGaaataaattacttaattataggatttatttatatataatatcaatAGTATATATTATAGTCTACTGtgttagaaaaattgaacaataaatattaaatagtgacaaaaattgaacaaactaTATTATAGCCTCCTCTGTTATaagaattgaacaataaagagTGACAAAATTTTTAACTATTAACTATACAATAAAAATGACACGGAATAGAAGAACAAATTACTtgattatatgatttatttatatataatatcaatAGTCTATACTATAGTCTCCCGTGTTATAAGAGTTAAACAATAAAGAGTGACAAAAGTTCAACAATAGTCTATACTATAATTTCCCGTGTTATaagaattgaacaataaaaagtgacaaaaaaatttaactatTAACTATAGAATATGACATATGAATTTAAAGAGAAGATATATCCTATTTGAAATATCACATAAGCCACCACATAATTAACTTGGTCATAAGCAATTATTATGCTCTTTGTCATATAGTTATAATAACTTCTTTATCTTCTTCTCTAGCTCCTCTAATGCAAAAGATTATAACTTCCCTTAGCAGATTACATCATGGTACCATTTTGATGTCGTGTACGAAGAAATTAAATCTTAAAAATGTTCACAAATGGTTAATCATCAGATCAGACAtgataataagaaaataaatcagCAGGGAAAATGACAAAACCAATTTGGAACCATCAACCAATTTGATTGATATCGTTATAGTAAATGAGAAATCCAATAAGGAAATAAAAACTACCAAGAAGAGGATGTATTTTCAACATACAGCCAATATCAAGATATTCAGATACTACAACTACTGTATATGTGTAATAACCAATACCTTAGCAAcgaatcattaaaaaattaggGACAAAAATCAGAAAAGAAAGTGATTTATTCTTCATATTCTAGACAATTTAGAGTTTACACTACAATTCAAACAATAGTTCTTAACTTACATTTCTAATTGAAATAGATTCATTAATTTAATAATCCCTATGTTATACAACAAACAAATAATACACACTATAAAACTATATATAGTCCTCAAAATGATCTCATTGTTCTGTAACAATTTGTGTTGGTGTTATCTCCCTTTCTAACCTCCCTTCATCTTACCTCTTTCCTGCAACCATTCCACACCCATGTCAATAGTTGATGACAAAATTATAACAGAAGACAATGAGATTAGAATCAGTTAACCTACAGAAGCAATTAGCTTCCCATGTGGGAAAAAAGAGCAGAAAAACAGGTATTGGAATGAACAACTTTGGTCAATCAACCTACACCATGTTTATACTACATTTTATTTGGAGGACTCTAGTAGATTTGAACCAATAAGTCATTGTGTATCCATTTTCAAGTTTCCATTCTAATCCAGTGTGCATTTTCATAAAGGTGTTGTGCACACTCTGATGAAGAGCATACATAATTAGTCATGAAAGATTCTAAACAGGGCAATTTGTGAAGGGATACATAATTAGTCTAGTATATCCTTCAAAACTTGATAAAAAATCTGACAGTAAAGACATGACATATTGATCCATATCATAATTAGTTAAGGATGACACTTCAATAGTAAAGACCAATATAGTTAGCAATTAACAGTGATTAATAATAAATCACCTTAAATTCCTCTGCAAAGAGGAACCGGAATTTCGAGTTTTATGtaaatcaaattcaaaccaGTTTCATGTAACAAAAAGAAACCTACATGTAAGCCAAAAGTTTGGCCTTGTGTGAAAGTTATAGGCCT
It contains:
- the LOC123906722 gene encoding mitochondrial Rho GTPase 1-like, whose protein sequence is MAGVNASSSKSIQRRRPHIVRTVVAGDSRTGKSSLIHAAAGYTVGTKVFENPVLPPYFDATPITLIDTSSRIEDTGKVDKQLKQADSVVLTYACDRPCTFQNLTTVWLPRLRRLQVKVPVIVVGCKLDLQDENQQVSLGQMISQLMQQFCEIEACIQCSAYSSIQVSDVFFLAQKATLYPTAPLFDKETQTLKLQCARALKRIFILCDRDRDGALSDAELNDLQVKCFNAPLEPQDILDVKMLVQNKSSEGVNERGLTLTGFLLLHALFIEEGPIQTTWTTLRRFGYNDDMKLDDDFIPRLKRAPDQSVELTNQALDFLVKIFDEFDGDSDKVLQPRELEDLFSTAMESHWIENPYKDAVEKNAHGGLSLDAFLSEWALMTLLNPTFSVENLKYMGYPGDPSSAIRVTRRRHVDRKKQHSERNVLQCFIFGPMKAGKSALLNSFIGRPYSEVYNPTSEDRYAVNVVDISRENKKYLVLREISEDGVTKLLANRESLASCDIAVFVHDRSDESSRRASSELLLKIAAHGENTGFQVPCLIVAAKDDQDSFTMAIQEANMVSQDTGVEAPMPISVKLGDSNNIFHRIVPATENPHLNIPKTDDGKPRKQYQGLIDRSLVVVSVGVAAVMAVGVVLYGRMRPVKNKGFDNRP